Proteins encoded together in one Pseudomonas sp. ADAK13 window:
- a CDS encoding ATP-binding protein, with protein sequence MIRSLRVRLMLAATILAVLFMLALLPAMQGAFSLALQDSIEQRLASDVTTLISAARVENNRLLMPAQLPDERFNLTDSRLLGYIYDREGHLVWRSRATQEENINYKPRYDGRGNEFARIREANGQEFFVYDVEVKLLGGKSAAFSIVALQPVREYQLTLEGLRENLYLGFGAALLVLLTLLWLGLTWGLQALRRLSQELDEIEGGTRESLSEQHPRELLRLTGSLNRLLHSEREQRTRYRDSLDDLAHSLKTPLAVLQGVSEDMAQRPEDRDQAWVLQSQIERMSQQISYQLQRASLRKSGLVRHQVRLEPVLQSLCDTLDKVYRDKGVKVAFDLPDDCDVPIEKGALLELLGNLLENAYRLCLSEVRISLQESLEGTELCIEDDGPGVPPDQRARILQRGERLDRQHPGQGIGLAVVKDIIESYSARLTLGDSPLGGAAFKIHFPAV encoded by the coding sequence TTGATTCGCTCGTTACGTGTGCGGTTGATGCTCGCGGCCACCATCCTGGCCGTGCTGTTTATGCTGGCCTTGTTGCCGGCCATGCAGGGCGCCTTCAGCCTGGCCCTGCAGGACTCCATCGAGCAGCGCCTGGCGTCGGATGTCACGACGCTGATTTCGGCTGCCCGGGTTGAAAACAATCGCCTGCTGATGCCCGCGCAGTTACCGGATGAGCGCTTCAACCTCACCGATAGCCGCCTGCTGGGCTACATCTATGACCGCGAAGGCCACCTGGTCTGGCGTTCGCGTGCCACCCAGGAAGAGAACATCAACTACAAGCCGCGCTATGACGGGCGCGGCAACGAGTTCGCACGGATTCGCGAGGCCAACGGCCAGGAATTTTTTGTCTATGACGTCGAGGTCAAGCTGCTGGGCGGCAAGAGCGCGGCATTCAGTATTGTCGCCCTGCAACCGGTGCGCGAATACCAACTGACCCTCGAAGGCCTGCGGGAAAACCTCTACCTGGGTTTCGGCGCCGCCTTGCTGGTGCTGCTCACCCTGTTGTGGCTGGGCCTGACCTGGGGCCTGCAAGCGCTGCGCCGGCTGAGCCAGGAGCTGGATGAGATCGAAGGCGGCACCCGGGAAAGCCTCAGCGAGCAACACCCCCGCGAACTGCTGCGCCTGACCGGCTCCCTCAACCGCTTGCTCCACAGCGAGCGCGAGCAACGCACCCGTTACCGCGATTCTCTGGACGACCTGGCCCACAGCCTGAAAACCCCGTTGGCGGTGTTGCAGGGCGTGAGCGAAGACATGGCCCAGCGCCCCGAAGACCGGGACCAGGCCTGGGTGCTGCAATCGCAGATCGAGCGCATGAGCCAGCAGATCAGCTACCAGTTGCAGCGCGCCAGCCTGCGTAAAAGCGGCCTGGTGCGTCACCAGGTGCGGCTGGAGCCGGTGCTGCAAAGCCTGTGCGATACCCTGGACAAGGTCTACCGCGACAAGGGTGTGAAGGTGGCTTTCGATTTGCCGGACGACTGTGACGTGCCGATCGAGAAGGGCGCCTTGCTGGAACTGCTCGGCAACCTGCTGGAAAACGCCTACCGCCTGTGCCTGAGCGAAGTGCGCATCAGCTTGCAGGAAAGCCTGGAAGGCACCGAGTTGTGCATCGAAGATGACGGCCCCGGCGTGCCGCCGGACCAGCGTGCGCGCATCCTGCAACGAGGCGAGCGGCTCGACCGCCAGCATCCGGGGCAGGGCATTGGCCTGGCGGTGGTCAAGGACATCATTGAAAGCTACAGCGCACGGTTGACCCTGGGGGATTCACCGCTAGGGGGGGCCGCGTTCAAGATTCACTTTCCGGCCGTGTGA
- a CDS encoding response regulator transcription factor: MKLLVVEDEALLRHHLLTRLTDSGHVVEAVANAEEALYQTGQFNHDLAIIDLGLPGMGGLDLIRQLRAQAKTFPILILTARGNWQDKVEGLAAGADDYVVKPFQFEELEARMNALLRRSSGFTQSTIVAGPLLLDLNRKQASLDEQPLALTAYEYRILEYLMRHHQQVVAKDRLMEQLYPDDDERDPNVIEVLVGRLRRKLEGPAGFKPIDTVRGLGYLFNERCR, encoded by the coding sequence ATGAAATTGCTGGTTGTCGAAGATGAGGCGTTGCTGCGTCATCACCTGTTGACCCGCCTTACCGACAGCGGTCACGTGGTCGAGGCCGTCGCCAATGCCGAGGAGGCGCTGTACCAGACCGGGCAATTCAACCACGACCTGGCGATCATCGACCTGGGCCTGCCTGGCATGGGCGGCCTGGACCTGATCCGCCAACTGCGCGCCCAGGCCAAAACGTTTCCGATCCTGATCCTGACCGCCCGCGGCAACTGGCAGGACAAAGTCGAAGGCCTGGCCGCCGGTGCCGACGACTACGTGGTCAAGCCGTTCCAGTTCGAAGAACTGGAAGCGCGAATGAACGCACTGCTGCGCCGCTCCAGCGGGTTTACCCAATCGACCATCGTCGCCGGGCCGTTGCTGCTGGACCTCAATCGCAAGCAGGCGTCCCTCGACGAACAGCCACTGGCGCTGACCGCCTACGAATACCGCATCCTCGAATACCTGATGCGTCACCATCAGCAGGTGGTCGCCAAGGACCGCTTGATGGAACAGCTCTACCCCGATGACGACGAGCGTGATCCGAACGTCATCGAAGTGCTGGTGGGCCGCCTGCGTCGCAAGCTGGAAGGCCCGGCAGGGTTCAAGCCGATCGACACCGTGCGCGGCCTGGGCTACCTGTTTAATGAGCGCTGCCGTTGA
- a CDS encoding DNA-3-methyladenine glycosylase I: MRDYKWLHEYCLNRFGSAAELEAHLPVPLTPAKLRKISDDRYLSTLSLRVFRAGLKHSVVDAKWPAFEQVFFGFDPEKVVLMGAEHLERLMQDTRIIRHLGKLKSVPRNAQMILDVEKEKGSFGALIADWPVTDIVGLWKYLSKHGHQLGGLSAPRFLRMVGKDTFVPSYDVVAALNAQKIVDKVPTSLRDLATVQGAFNQWHAESGRPMCQLSMMLAYTVNH, encoded by the coding sequence ATGCGCGATTACAAGTGGCTGCACGAATATTGTCTGAACCGTTTCGGTTCGGCGGCCGAGCTGGAAGCCCATCTGCCCGTGCCCCTGACCCCGGCGAAACTGCGCAAGATCAGCGATGACCGCTACCTGTCGACCCTGTCGCTGCGGGTGTTTCGCGCCGGCTTGAAGCACAGCGTGGTGGACGCCAAGTGGCCGGCATTCGAGCAGGTGTTCTTTGGGTTCGACCCGGAAAAAGTCGTGCTGATGGGTGCCGAACACCTGGAGCGGCTGATGCAGGACACGCGCATCATCCGCCACTTGGGCAAGCTCAAGAGCGTGCCGCGCAATGCGCAGATGATTCTGGATGTCGAGAAGGAAAAGGGCAGCTTCGGCGCGTTGATCGCTGACTGGCCGGTGACCGATATCGTCGGCCTGTGGAAGTACCTGAGCAAGCACGGCCACCAGTTGGGCGGGCTGTCGGCGCCGCGCTTTTTGCGGATGGTGGGCAAGGACACGTTCGTGCCGAGCTATGACGTGGTGGCGGCGCTGAACGCGCAGAAGATTGTCGACAAGGTACCGACCAGCCTGCGGGACCTGGCCACGGTACAGGGCGCGTTCAACCAGTGGCATGCCGAAAGCGGGCGGCCGATGTGCCAGTTGTCGATGATGTTGGCCTACACCGTTAACCACTGA
- a CDS encoding dicarboxylate/amino acid:cation symporter codes for MTTRQPLYKSLYFQVIVAIVIGILLGHFYPQTGVALKPLGDGFIKLIKMVIAPIIFCTVVSGIAGMQSMKSVGKTGGYALLYFEIVSTIALLIGLVVVNVVQPGAGMHIDVATLDASKVAAYVTAGADQSIVGFLLNVIPNTIVGAFATGDILQVLMFSVIFGFALHRLGAYGKPVLDFIDRFAHVMFNIINMIMKLAPLGALGAMAFTIGAYGVGSLVQLGQLMICFYITCILFVLIVLGGICRAHGFSVLKLIRYIREELLIVLGTSSSESALPRMLIKMERLGAKKSVVGLVIPTGYSFNLDGTSIYLTMAAVFIAQATDTHMDITHQITLLLVLLLSSKGAAGVTGSGFIVLAATLSAVGHLPVAGLALILGIDRFMSEARALTNLVGNAVATLVVAKWVKELDEDKLQVELASGGRGISETREEDDLGVAEGPTPTAVK; via the coding sequence ATGACGACTCGTCAGCCACTGTACAAATCCCTGTATTTCCAGGTGATCGTTGCAATCGTTATCGGTATTTTGCTCGGTCACTTCTACCCGCAGACCGGCGTGGCCCTCAAGCCACTGGGTGACGGCTTTATCAAGCTGATCAAAATGGTCATCGCCCCGATCATCTTCTGCACTGTTGTCAGCGGCATCGCTGGCATGCAAAGCATGAAATCGGTCGGCAAAACCGGCGGCTACGCGCTGCTGTACTTCGAAATCGTTTCCACCATCGCCCTGCTGATCGGCCTGGTCGTGGTCAACGTTGTGCAACCGGGCGCCGGCATGCACATCGACGTGGCTACCCTGGACGCTTCGAAAGTCGCGGCCTACGTGACTGCCGGTGCAGACCAGAGCATCGTTGGCTTCCTGCTGAACGTGATCCCGAACACCATCGTTGGCGCGTTCGCCACCGGTGACATCCTGCAAGTGCTGATGTTCTCGGTGATCTTCGGTTTCGCCCTGCATCGCCTGGGTGCCTACGGCAAGCCGGTGCTGGACTTCATCGATCGTTTCGCTCACGTGATGTTCAACATCATCAACATGATCATGAAGCTCGCGCCACTCGGTGCCCTGGGCGCCATGGCGTTCACCATCGGTGCCTACGGTGTAGGTTCGCTGGTGCAGTTGGGCCAGTTGATGATCTGCTTCTACATCACCTGCATCCTGTTCGTGTTGATCGTGCTGGGTGGCATCTGCCGCGCTCACGGCTTCAGCGTCCTGAAACTGATCCGCTACATCCGTGAAGAACTGCTGATCGTACTGGGTACTTCCTCGTCCGAGTCCGCACTGCCACGCATGCTGATCAAAATGGAACGCCTGGGCGCCAAGAAGTCGGTAGTGGGTCTGGTTATCCCGACTGGCTACTCCTTCAACCTGGACGGTACTTCGATCTACCTGACCATGGCTGCCGTGTTCATCGCCCAGGCGACTGACACCCACATGGACATCACCCACCAGATCACCCTGTTGCTGGTACTGCTGCTGTCCTCCAAAGGCGCGGCTGGCGTAACCGGTTCGGGCTTCATCGTACTGGCCGCTACCCTGTCGGCTGTTGGCCACCTGCCGGTTGCCGGCCTGGCGCTGATCCTGGGTATCGACCGCTTCATGTCCGAAGCCCGCGCACTGACCAACCTGGTAGGCAACGCCGTTGCGACCCTGGTTGTGGCCAAGTGGGTCAAGGAACTGGACGAAGACAAACTGCAAGTCGAACTGGCTTCCGGTGGTCGCGGTATCTCCGAGACCCGTGAAGAAGACGACCTGGGCGTGGCCGAAGGCCCGACCCCAACCGCCGTCAAGTAA
- a CDS encoding 4'-phosphopantetheinyl transferase family protein produces MNSLPACCTPLDAHWPLPVALPGTVLLSTRFDPALLAIGDFQRSAVPPPASIQRSVAKRQAEFLAGRLCARAALQKLDGLDCVPAIGEDRAPVWPAHISGSITHSTGHAAAIVAHKAQWRGLGMDLENLLTLERAERLAGEILTPDELQRMAAGPREQIAQVVTLTFSAKESLFKALYPIVQKRFYFEHAELLEWSDTGHARLRLLTDLSAEWCHGKELEAQFAVDGGQLLSLVAVSA; encoded by the coding sequence ATGAATTCCCTACCTGCTTGCTGCACCCCACTTGATGCCCATTGGCCGTTGCCCGTCGCCTTGCCCGGCACGGTCTTGCTGAGCACCCGTTTTGACCCGGCCCTGCTGGCCATCGGCGACTTCCAGCGCAGCGCCGTGCCGCCGCCCGCGAGCATCCAGCGTTCGGTGGCCAAGCGGCAGGCGGAGTTTCTGGCCGGTCGGCTATGTGCCCGCGCCGCGCTGCAGAAACTGGATGGGCTCGATTGCGTGCCGGCGATTGGCGAGGACCGCGCGCCGGTCTGGCCCGCCCACATCAGTGGGTCGATCACCCACAGCACCGGCCATGCGGCGGCCATCGTCGCTCACAAGGCCCAATGGCGCGGGCTGGGGATGGACCTGGAAAACCTGCTGACCCTGGAGCGGGCGGAACGCCTGGCCGGGGAAATCCTGACGCCGGATGAACTGCAGCGTATGGCGGCCGGGCCGCGGGAGCAGATTGCGCAGGTGGTGACGTTGACGTTTTCGGCCAAGGAGAGCCTGTTCAAGGCGCTCTACCCGATCGTGCAGAAGCGCTTCTATTTTGAGCATGCCGAGTTGCTGGAATGGTCGGATACCGGCCATGCGCGACTGCGGTTGCTGACGGACTTGTCCGCCGAGTGGTGCCATGGCAAGGAGCTGGAGGCGCAGTTTGCGGTGGATGGCGGGCAGTTGTTGAGCCTGGTGGCCGTCAGCGCCTGA
- a CDS encoding SprT family zinc-dependent metalloprotease, translating to MPEQLNTRVEDCFLQAESFFKRSFKRPQVSLKLRGQKAGVAHLHENLLRFNPQLYRENSQHFLKQTVAHEVAHLIAHQLFGEHIQPHGEEWQLIMRGVYELPPDRCHTYEIQRRRVTRYIYRCPCADSDFPFSPQRHGLVSQGRRYLCRRCRQTLVFTGETRVE from the coding sequence ATGCCCGAGCAACTCAATACCCGCGTCGAAGATTGTTTCCTGCAAGCCGAATCCTTTTTCAAACGAAGCTTCAAACGCCCCCAGGTCAGCCTCAAGCTGCGGGGCCAGAAGGCCGGTGTCGCGCATTTGCACGAGAACCTGCTGCGCTTCAACCCGCAGTTGTACCGTGAAAACAGCCAACACTTCCTTAAACAGACGGTCGCCCATGAAGTGGCACACCTGATTGCCCACCAATTGTTCGGCGAGCACATCCAGCCCCATGGCGAGGAATGGCAGTTGATCATGCGTGGGGTTTACGAACTGCCGCCGGATCGCTGCCACACCTATGAAATCCAGCGGCGGCGGGTGACGCGGTATATCTACCGCTGCCCGTGTGCCGACAGCGACTTCCCGTTTTCGCCCCAGCGTCATGGGTTGGTGAGCCAGGGGCGGCGGTATTTGTGCCGCCGGTGCCGGCAGACTTTGGTGTTTACCGGGGAAACCAGGGTGGAATAA
- a CDS encoding DUF2069 domain-containing protein, which yields MARKPKVLPPQAWLEPRVKAMRALSLLAFLGLVGLLCAYYLAFADLHGARPWVILLIELVPLLLLAPGMILGSARGHSWMCFVVNLYFIKGALAAYDPNRQWFGVLEMLASLAVFCTALMYVRYRHQLNRRLAGEGLPA from the coding sequence GTGGCCAGGAAGCCTAAGGTACTCCCGCCCCAGGCCTGGCTGGAGCCACGGGTCAAGGCGATGCGGGCGCTGAGCCTGCTGGCGTTTCTGGGTCTGGTGGGGTTGCTGTGCGCCTACTACCTGGCGTTCGCCGACCTGCATGGCGCGCGGCCGTGGGTGATTCTGCTGATCGAACTGGTGCCGCTGCTGTTACTGGCACCGGGGATGATTCTGGGCAGCGCGCGCGGGCATTCGTGGATGTGCTTTGTGGTGAATCTTTACTTCATCAAGGGCGCGCTGGCGGCGTATGACCCGAACCGGCAATGGTTTGGCGTGCTGGAGATGCTGGCGAGCCTGGCGGTGTTCTGCACGGCGTTGATGTATGTGCGGTACCGTCATCAGTTGAATCGGCGGTTGGCGGGGGAAGGTTTGCCTGCCTGA
- a CDS encoding Yip1 family protein, protein MIHHVVGLFTHPDQEWREIRGDKEESIGHMYLTHTLILAAIPAVSAFIGTTQVGWVIGSRAPVMLTVESALWMTLMSYAAMLGGVAVMGAFIHWMARTYDANPSMARCVAFATYTATPLFIGGLAALYPHMWLGMVVGTAAICYTVYLLYVGLPTFMNIHPDEGFLFSSSVLAVGLVVLVAIMAFTVIVWGLGVGPIYTN, encoded by the coding sequence ATGATCCATCACGTCGTGGGACTTTTCACCCACCCCGATCAGGAATGGCGGGAAATCCGTGGCGATAAAGAAGAAAGCATCGGCCACATGTACCTCACCCACACGCTGATCCTCGCGGCGATCCCCGCTGTATCAGCCTTTATCGGTACCACTCAGGTAGGTTGGGTGATCGGCAGCCGCGCCCCGGTGATGCTGACAGTGGAAAGCGCGTTGTGGATGACCCTCATGTCTTACGCCGCGATGCTCGGTGGCGTGGCGGTGATGGGCGCGTTCATTCACTGGATGGCCCGCACCTATGACGCCAACCCCAGCATGGCGCGCTGCGTGGCGTTTGCCACCTACACCGCGACACCGCTGTTTATCGGCGGGCTGGCCGCGTTGTACCCGCATATGTGGCTGGGGATGGTCGTCGGCACGGCCGCCATTTGCTACACGGTGTACCTGCTGTACGTAGGGCTGCCGACCTTCATGAATATCCATCCGGACGAAGGTTTTCTGTTTTCCAGCTCGGTGCTGGCGGTAGGCCTGGTGGTGCTGGTGGCGATCATGGCCTTTACCGTGATCGTCTGGGGGCTGGGCGTAGGCCCGATCTACACCAACTGA
- a CDS encoding AraC family transcriptional regulator, with protein MRERTIASHYARAALGGARRAGFDYSGLLQQVGITPELLSEPRARIAPEQFTRLLQMLWLALDDEYLGFAEGPSKRGTFAMMCHALIHCRTLEKALERGLLFYSLFPQGPRWRLTREGEMARLSLDDSQLWDPDHFLSECLLVIWHRLGSWLIGQRIRLDQATFSYPMPPHATEYDLLFPCPQVFSAPTSSLVFPSRYLSLPLLQDERTLKHFLERSPADLLSRPDEGDSLSSQLRRLLSRDRTPWPDLEAVAQHLHISPQTLRRHLREEGTSFQALKDELRRDIAIYHLGRADLSLQEIAEQLGFSEPSAFHRAFKKWTGLTPGAYRAQES; from the coding sequence ATGCGTGAACGTACCATCGCCAGTCACTACGCCCGGGCCGCCCTCGGCGGTGCGCGCCGGGCCGGTTTCGATTACTCGGGCCTGCTGCAGCAAGTGGGCATTACCCCGGAATTGCTGAGCGAACCCCGCGCCCGCATCGCCCCGGAACAATTCACCCGGCTCCTGCAGATGCTGTGGTTGGCGCTGGATGACGAATACCTGGGTTTCGCCGAAGGCCCGAGCAAGCGCGGCACTTTCGCCATGATGTGCCACGCGCTGATTCATTGCCGCACCCTGGAGAAGGCTCTGGAACGCGGTCTATTATTTTATAGCCTATTCCCGCAGGGTCCGCGCTGGCGCCTGACGCGCGAGGGGGAAATGGCCCGCTTGAGCCTGGATGATTCGCAACTCTGGGACCCGGATCACTTCCTCAGCGAATGCCTGCTGGTGATCTGGCATCGCCTCGGCAGTTGGCTGATCGGCCAGCGTATCCGCCTGGACCAGGCCACCTTCAGCTACCCGATGCCGCCCCACGCCACTGAGTACGACTTGCTGTTCCCCTGCCCGCAGGTGTTTTCGGCGCCTACCAGCAGCCTGGTGTTTCCGAGCCGCTATCTGAGCCTGCCGCTGTTGCAGGACGAGCGCACCCTCAAGCATTTCCTCGAACGTTCACCGGCCGACCTGTTGTCACGCCCGGATGAAGGCGACAGTTTGAGCAGCCAGTTGCGGCGCTTGTTAAGCCGCGACCGCACGCCCTGGCCCGACCTGGAAGCCGTCGCCCAGCACCTGCATATCAGCCCACAGACCCTGCGTCGGCATTTGCGGGAAGAAGGCACCAGCTTTCAGGCACTCAAGGATGAACTGCGCCGGGACATTGCGATTTATCACTTGGGGCGGGCGGATTTGTCGCTGCAGGAAATCGCCGAGCAGTTGGGGTTTTCCGAACCGTCGGCGTTTCATCGGGCGTTCAAGAAGTGGACCGGGTTGACGCCGGGGGCCTATAGAGCACAAGAGAGTTAG
- the ttcA gene encoding tRNA 2-thiocytidine(32) synthetase TtcA — protein MGTLTVNQNKLQKRLRRQAGEAVADFNMIEEGDKVMVCLSGGKDSYTMLDVLMHLQKVAPIKFEIVAVNMDQKQPGFPEHVLPAYLKELGIEYHIVEKDTYSVVKELVPEGKTTCSLCSRLRRGTLYTFADEIGATKMALGHHRDDIVETFFLNMFFNGSLKAMPPKLRADDGRNVVIRPLAYCHEKDIQAYSDLKQFPIIPCNLCGSQENLQRQVVKDMLQDWDRKTPGRVDSIFRSLQNVQPSQLADRNLFDFTSLRIDESAASRFVNVVNL, from the coding sequence ATGGGCACTCTTACGGTCAACCAGAACAAACTGCAAAAACGCCTGCGTCGCCAGGCCGGTGAGGCAGTCGCCGATTTCAACATGATCGAAGAGGGCGACAAGGTCATGGTCTGCCTGTCCGGCGGCAAGGACAGCTACACCATGCTCGACGTGCTGATGCACCTGCAAAAGGTTGCGCCGATCAAGTTCGAGATCGTCGCCGTGAACATGGACCAGAAGCAGCCGGGGTTTCCCGAGCATGTGCTGCCGGCCTACCTCAAGGAATTGGGGATCGAGTACCACATCGTCGAGAAAGACACCTACTCGGTGGTCAAGGAACTGGTCCCGGAAGGCAAGACCACCTGCTCGCTGTGCTCGCGCCTGCGCCGGGGCACGCTCTACACCTTTGCCGACGAGATCGGCGCGACCAAGATGGCCCTGGGTCATCACCGCGATGACATCGTCGAAACGTTCTTCCTGAACATGTTCTTCAACGGCAGCCTCAAGGCCATGCCGCCCAAGCTGCGGGCCGACGACGGGCGCAACGTGGTGATTCGCCCGCTGGCGTACTGCCATGAGAAAGACATCCAGGCGTACTCCGACCTCAAGCAATTCCCGATCATCCCGTGCAACCTCTGTGGATCCCAGGAAAACCTGCAACGCCAGGTGGTCAAGGACATGCTCCAGGACTGGGACCGCAAGACTCCCGGCCGCGTCGACAGCATCTTCCGCAGCTTGCAGAACGTGCAGCCCTCGCAGTTGGCCGACCGTAACCTGTTCGACTTCACCAGCCTGCGTATCGACGAAAGTGCGGCTTCGCGCTTCGTCAACGTAGTGAACCTCTGA
- a CDS encoding CaiB/BaiF CoA transferase family protein: MSGPLASLKVLDFSTLLPGPFASLLLADMGAEVLRIESPTRMDLLRVLPPHDQGVSASHAYLNRNKRSLALDLKQAEAVAIVRQLVADYDIVLEQFRPGVMERLGLGYEALKAINPKLIYVSITGYGQTGPYKDRAGHDINYLALAGIASYTGRQDSGPLPLGVQLADVGGGSLHAVVGLLAAVIARQQSGVGQYLDVSMTDCAFSLNAMAGAGYLACGVEPAWENQVLNGGSFYDYYRSREGRWLSVGSLEPAFMQQLCTALGRPELATQGLSPKPEQQKTLKLALQVEFEKRSFDELCALFAGIDACVEPVLGLSEAVEHPQLKARELVSQVPRGDGSAQAQIACPLKFSEGLPAARHIGAALGAHSEEVLAELGFSARQIDDLRRAKVIQ, translated from the coding sequence ATGTCAGGCCCCTTGGCGTCCCTCAAAGTACTGGATTTCTCCACCTTGCTGCCGGGGCCGTTTGCCTCGTTGCTGCTGGCCGACATGGGCGCCGAGGTGCTGCGCATCGAGTCACCCACGCGCATGGACCTGCTGCGGGTGTTGCCGCCCCATGACCAGGGTGTATCGGCCAGCCATGCCTACCTCAATCGCAACAAACGCAGCCTGGCCCTGGACCTCAAGCAGGCCGAGGCCGTGGCGATCGTGCGGCAGTTGGTGGCGGACTACGACATCGTGCTCGAGCAATTTCGTCCCGGGGTGATGGAGCGCCTGGGCCTGGGCTACGAGGCCTTGAAGGCGATCAACCCGAAGCTGATCTACGTCTCCATCACTGGCTACGGCCAGACCGGCCCCTACAAGGATCGCGCCGGCCATGACATCAACTACCTGGCGCTGGCCGGTATCGCCAGCTACACCGGGCGTCAGGACAGCGGCCCGTTGCCCCTGGGCGTGCAATTGGCGGATGTGGGCGGCGGCTCGTTGCACGCGGTGGTCGGCTTGCTGGCGGCGGTGATCGCCCGGCAGCAGAGCGGGGTGGGGCAATACCTGGATGTGAGCATGACCGACTGCGCGTTCAGCCTGAATGCCATGGCCGGCGCGGGTTACCTGGCGTGTGGCGTGGAGCCGGCGTGGGAGAACCAGGTGCTCAATGGCGGCAGCTTCTATGACTATTACCGTTCGCGGGAAGGGCGCTGGTTGTCGGTGGGCAGCCTGGAGCCGGCCTTTATGCAGCAGTTGTGTACGGCGCTCGGGCGGCCGGAGTTGGCCACGCAGGGCTTGTCGCCCAAACCCGAGCAGCAGAAAACCCTCAAGCTGGCGCTGCAGGTCGAGTTCGAGAAACGCAGCTTTGATGAGCTGTGTGCGTTGTTTGCCGGGATTGATGCGTGTGTCGAACCGGTATTGGGCCTGAGCGAGGCCGTCGAGCACCCACAATTGAAAGCCCGGGAGCTGGTCAGCCAGGTGCCGCGGGGCGATGGTTCCGCACAGGCGCAGATAGCCTGTCCGCTGAAGTTTTCCGAAGGCTTGCCGGCGGCCAGGCACATCGGAGCGGCATTGGGCGCTCACAGCGAAGAGGTGTTGGCGGAGTTGGGCTTCAGTGCTCGGCAGATAGACGATCTGCGGCGTGCCAAGGTGATTCAGTAG
- the wrbA gene encoding NAD(P)H:quinone oxidoreductase, translating into MSAPYVLVLYYSRNGSVSEMARQIARGVEQAGLEARLRTVPAISSECEAVAPSIPVDGPLYCSLDDLQNCSGLALGSPTRFGNMAAPLKYFLDGTSNLWLTGALVGKPAGVFTSTASLHGGQETTLMSMLLPLLHHGMLITGLPYSEQALLDTKGGGTPYGASHHSGADGKRALDQHEIALCRALGLRLAKTAALLENGRGQEA; encoded by the coding sequence GTGAGTGCGCCGTATGTGCTGGTGTTGTATTACAGCCGCAACGGCTCGGTCAGCGAAATGGCCCGGCAGATTGCCCGGGGCGTCGAGCAAGCCGGGCTTGAGGCGCGGCTGCGTACCGTGCCGGCCATCTCCAGCGAGTGCGAAGCCGTGGCGCCGAGCATTCCGGTCGACGGTCCGCTGTACTGCAGCCTCGACGACCTGCAGAACTGTTCCGGCCTGGCCCTGGGCAGCCCGACCCGTTTCGGCAACATGGCCGCGCCGCTCAAGTACTTTCTCGACGGCACCAGCAACCTGTGGCTGACCGGCGCCCTGGTCGGCAAGCCGGCGGGGGTGTTCACTTCTACCGCCAGCCTGCACGGCGGCCAGGAAACCACGCTGATGTCGATGCTGCTGCCGCTGCTGCACCACGGCATGCTGATCACCGGCTTGCCCTACAGCGAACAGGCGTTGCTGGACACCAAAGGCGGCGGCACGCCCTACGGCGCCAGCCACCACTCCGGTGCCGACGGCAAGCGTGCGCTGGATCAGCACGAGATCGCCCTGTGCCGCGCCCTCGGCCTGCGCCTGGCGAAGACCGCCGCGCTACTGGAGAACGGCCGTGGCCAGGAAGCCTAA
- the arsC gene encoding arsenate reductase (glutaredoxin) (This arsenate reductase requires both glutathione and glutaredoxin to convert arsenate to arsenite, after which the efflux transporter formed by ArsA and ArsB can extrude the arsenite from the cell, providing resistance.), with product MTDLTLYHNPRCSKSRGALELLEARGLTPNVVRYLETPLDAAQLQALLGKLKISARQLLRTGEDEYKTLNLADASLSEAQLIAAIAAHPKLMERPILETADKAVIGRPPENVLELVS from the coding sequence ATGACCGATCTGACGCTTTATCACAACCCGCGCTGCTCGAAATCCCGCGGTGCGCTCGAACTGCTGGAAGCCCGTGGCCTCACACCCAACGTGGTGCGCTACCTGGAAACCCCGCTCGACGCCGCGCAATTGCAGGCCTTGCTCGGCAAATTGAAGATCAGCGCGCGACAACTGCTGCGTACCGGCGAAGACGAATACAAAACCCTCAACCTGGCCGACGCCAGCCTCAGCGAGGCGCAGTTGATTGCCGCCATCGCCGCTCATCCGAAACTGATGGAGCGCCCAATCCTCGAAACCGCCGACAAGGCCGTGATCGGCCGCCCGCCGGAGAATGTCCTGGAGCTGGTTTCGTGA